The following proteins come from a genomic window of Bradysia coprophila strain Holo2 unplaced genomic scaffold, BU_Bcop_v1 contig_138, whole genome shotgun sequence:
- the LOC119073675 gene encoding protein PDF → MNSKAMLKIPVLILAVLMWFQCNTCAAYVVPGNTPPDEDRYYDKEYVRELASFIAALSGSGNNPCHNNYAGYTNPIPKRNSELINSLLSLPKTMSDVGK, encoded by the exons atgaacagtaaAGCAATGCTGAAAATACCAGTTCTAATATTGGCCGTGTTAATGTGGTTCCAGTGTAATACCTGTGCTGCGTATGTGGTTCCGGGTAACACACCTCCCGACGAAGATCGATATTACGATAAAGAA TACGTTCGTGAGTTGGCTAGCTTCATTGCTGCGTTAAGTGGTTCCGGCAACAACCCATGTCACAACAATTACGCTGGATATACTAATCCAATCCCGAAAAGGAATTCTGAATTAATAAACTCTTTACTTAGCTTACCGAAAACAATGTCCGATGTTGGAAAGTGA
- the LOC119073568 gene encoding uncharacterized protein LOC119073568 — MKSNLSRDMQDSQLRIDFARKAIELNPESVCWHQTLYSALCSLRRSVDFRQHPSQEEIDCCEKAFELWSNQHGPDISIGIAVTMARLYSELLFTFTGNRQHPEISAKAVKFARDAVRLRPKSFTLKIRLVSLLTSYHICGSRGYSNEDRAEVQKLVKECEANVGQCTSEICHKIGKYYNSMRNVDFNSAKALEWFEISLDVHKTNFPCFADMLRNEEFRRKSSAAIIDKIDTILDAHPKQCFQCQLMFIKGFFLWTVDKEAALHLWLNAVEEATDLKVNFVSLGLHNMCYLKNRSRVEALQMMRNVEFFMSRNELANSDDRSFMVLKNIFNSVIEGLKPRWN; from the exons ATGAAGAGTAATCTCTCAAGAGACATGCAGGACTCACAATTAAGAATCGATTTTGCTCGGAAG GCCATCGAATTGAATCCAGAAAGTGTCTGTTGGCATCAGACCCTCTACTCGGCTTTGTGCAGTCTTCGTCGTTCCGTGGATTTCCGTCAGCATCCTTCGCAAGAGGAAATTGACTGTtgcgaaaaagctttcgagcTATGGTCGAATCAGCACGGACCAGATATTTCAATCGGAATTGCAGTAACGATGGCCCGACTCTACAGTGAGTTATTGTTCACGTTCACAGGCAATCGGCAACATCCAGAAATATCTGCAAAGGCTGTAAAATTTGCACG TGATGCTGTGCGACTGAGGCCTAAATCATTTACCTTGAAAATCAGACTAGTTTCATTATTGACTTCTTATCATATCTGCGGGAGCAGAGGATATTCAAATGAAGACCGGGCTGAAGTCCAGAAACTTGTCAAAGAATGTGAAGCTAATGTTGGTCAGTGTACTTCGGAGATTTGTCATAAAATCGGGAAATATTACAACTCTATG CGAAATGTCGACTTTAATAGTGCCAAGGCATTAGAATGGTTTGAAATAAGCCTAGACGTTCACAAGACCAATTTTCCATGTTTTGCTGACATGCTAAGAAATGAGGAATTTCGACGAAAATCGAGTGCCGCAATCATCGATAAGATTGACACTATTTTAGACGCTCATCCCAAGCAATGTTTCCAATGTCAACTCATGTTTATCAAAGGATTTTTTCTGTGGACAGTTGATAAAGAAGCAGCACTTCATTTGTGGTTGAATGCAGTGGAAGAAGCCACAGACTTGAAagttaat TTCGTTTCGTTAGGTTTGCACAATATGTGTTACCTGAAAAACAGAAGTCGCGTTGAAGCCCTGCAAATGATGCGAaatgtggaattttttatgagCCGGAATGAGCTCGCGAATTCAGATGATCGAAGTTTTATGGtgttgaagaatattttcaactcTGTAATCGAAGGCCTGAAGCCCCGTTGGAActga
- the LOC119073538 gene encoding deformed epidermal autoregulatory factor 1 isoform X1, giving the protein MDENQSELAIPDITEAEHLGSNEENDHENGDQVAPRTTRLVATSETGNTVVSVPVSLPIGSLIGTAFNVITPDQLPHFKQMLCVDSNGFISGNAVVGDGDIKATHIVIQQQATEAIAGTTNTQESTTMTESTALCTTNWNDTMNLEVLPVRCKTTTAELYKSRLGSGGRGRCIKFKDQWFTPSEFENLCGRGSSKDWKRSIRYGGRSLQALIDEGILTPHATSCTCAACCDDDSTASGPVRLFTPYKRRRKNIVNHHDSLQTKIKKQSEEDSENDQSIVTKEETNWQTITDGIDASNDYLNSSTQNDFSVVSEAVVPLDRLKTLCAQMTKATNEFRRCINEAKELHARQIDRIQRERDAALLAARVHGDVDDPNNINQIQGVDMPASKKCANCNREALAECSLCRRTPYCSTFCQRKDWNAHQVECTNPNETTQQIMLLVDDQA; this is encoded by the exons ATGGATGAAAACCAGTCGGAGCTCGCCATACCGGACATAACCGAAGCCGAACATCTTGGCTCAAACGAAGAGAACGACCATGAAAATGGCGATCAG GTTGCACCTCGAACAACTCGTCTGGTGGCCACATCTGAAACTGGAAACACAGTTGTATCGGTACCAGTATCACTACCCATCGGTTCGTTGATTGGAACGGCATTTAATGTCATAACACCGGATCAATTGCCTCATTTCAAGCAAATGTTGTGCGTGGACAGTAACGGTTTCATTTCGGGCAATGCTGTCGTTGGCGATGGTGATATTAAAGCCACACACATTGTCATCCAGCAACAAGCCACCGAAGCAATAGCCGGCACTACAAATACTCAAGAATCGACAACAATGACAGAATCAACAGCCCTGTGCACAACCAATTGGAATGATACAATGAATTTGGAAGTGTTACCAGTTCGCTGCAAAACGACCACAGCTGAATTGTACAAATCTCGATTGGGTTCGGGTGGTCGCGGTCGTTGCATAAAGTTTAAAGATCAATGGTTTACGCCtagtgaatttgaaaatttgtgcgGTCGTGGTTCGAGCAAAGATTGGAAGCGATCGATACGGTACGGTGGCCGGAGTTTACAAGCGCTAATTGATGAAGGAATTTTAACGCCACACGCAACTAGTTGCACCTGTGCCGCATGCTGTGATGATGATTCGA CTGCATCCGGTCCAGTTCGATTATTCACCCCTTACAAGCGACGGCGAAAGAACATAGTTAATCATCACGACTCATTGCAAACCAAAATAAAGAAGCAGAGCGAAGAAGATAGTGAAAACGACCAGTCAATTGTTACCAAGGAAGAAACGAATTGGCAAACAATCACTGATGGCATTGACGCATCAAATGATTACCTCAATTCGTCCACACAaa ACGATTTTTCAGTGGTGTCTGAAGCCGTTGTTCCGCTCGACCGACTAAAGACGCTCTGCGCACAAATGACCAAAGCGACCAACGAATTTCGAAGATGTATAAATGAAGCCAAAGAATTGCATGCCCGTCAAATTGATCGAATTCAACGGGAAAGAGACGCTGCGCTGCTAGCAGCTAGAGTACATGGAGATGTAGATGATCCAAATAATATTAATCAAATACAGGGTGTTGATATGCCGGCGTCCAAAAAG TGTGCCAATTGTAATCGTGAAGCATTAGCTGAATGTTCCCTCTGTCGTCGGACGCCATATTGCTCCACATTTTGTCAACGAAAAGATTGGAACGCCCATCAAGTTGAATGCACTAACCCAAATGAAACAACGCAACAAATAATGTTACTAGTTGACGATCAAGCATAA
- the LOC119073538 gene encoding deformed epidermal autoregulatory factor 1 isoform X2 encodes MKVAPRTTRLVATSETGNTVVSVPVSLPIGSLIGTAFNVITPDQLPHFKQMLCVDSNGFISGNAVVGDGDIKATHIVIQQQATEAIAGTTNTQESTTMTESTALCTTNWNDTMNLEVLPVRCKTTTAELYKSRLGSGGRGRCIKFKDQWFTPSEFENLCGRGSSKDWKRSIRYGGRSLQALIDEGILTPHATSCTCAACCDDDSTASGPVRLFTPYKRRRKNIVNHHDSLQTKIKKQSEEDSENDQSIVTKEETNWQTITDGIDASNDYLNSSTQNDFSVVSEAVVPLDRLKTLCAQMTKATNEFRRCINEAKELHARQIDRIQRERDAALLAARVHGDVDDPNNINQIQGVDMPASKKCANCNREALAECSLCRRTPYCSTFCQRKDWNAHQVECTNPNETTQQIMLLVDDQA; translated from the exons ATGAAG GTTGCACCTCGAACAACTCGTCTGGTGGCCACATCTGAAACTGGAAACACAGTTGTATCGGTACCAGTATCACTACCCATCGGTTCGTTGATTGGAACGGCATTTAATGTCATAACACCGGATCAATTGCCTCATTTCAAGCAAATGTTGTGCGTGGACAGTAACGGTTTCATTTCGGGCAATGCTGTCGTTGGCGATGGTGATATTAAAGCCACACACATTGTCATCCAGCAACAAGCCACCGAAGCAATAGCCGGCACTACAAATACTCAAGAATCGACAACAATGACAGAATCAACAGCCCTGTGCACAACCAATTGGAATGATACAATGAATTTGGAAGTGTTACCAGTTCGCTGCAAAACGACCACAGCTGAATTGTACAAATCTCGATTGGGTTCGGGTGGTCGCGGTCGTTGCATAAAGTTTAAAGATCAATGGTTTACGCCtagtgaatttgaaaatttgtgcgGTCGTGGTTCGAGCAAAGATTGGAAGCGATCGATACGGTACGGTGGCCGGAGTTTACAAGCGCTAATTGATGAAGGAATTTTAACGCCACACGCAACTAGTTGCACCTGTGCCGCATGCTGTGATGATGATTCGA CTGCATCCGGTCCAGTTCGATTATTCACCCCTTACAAGCGACGGCGAAAGAACATAGTTAATCATCACGACTCATTGCAAACCAAAATAAAGAAGCAGAGCGAAGAAGATAGTGAAAACGACCAGTCAATTGTTACCAAGGAAGAAACGAATTGGCAAACAATCACTGATGGCATTGACGCATCAAATGATTACCTCAATTCGTCCACACAaa ACGATTTTTCAGTGGTGTCTGAAGCCGTTGTTCCGCTCGACCGACTAAAGACGCTCTGCGCACAAATGACCAAAGCGACCAACGAATTTCGAAGATGTATAAATGAAGCCAAAGAATTGCATGCCCGTCAAATTGATCGAATTCAACGGGAAAGAGACGCTGCGCTGCTAGCAGCTAGAGTACATGGAGATGTAGATGATCCAAATAATATTAATCAAATACAGGGTGTTGATATGCCGGCGTCCAAAAAG TGTGCCAATTGTAATCGTGAAGCATTAGCTGAATGTTCCCTCTGTCGTCGGACGCCATATTGCTCCACATTTTGTCAACGAAAAGATTGGAACGCCCATCAAGTTGAATGCACTAACCCAAATGAAACAACGCAACAAATAATGTTACTAGTTGACGATCAAGCATAA
- the LOC119073538 gene encoding deformed epidermal autoregulatory factor 1 isoform X3 → MLCVDSNGFISGNAVVGDGDIKATHIVIQQQATEAIAGTTNTQESTTMTESTALCTTNWNDTMNLEVLPVRCKTTTAELYKSRLGSGGRGRCIKFKDQWFTPSEFENLCGRGSSKDWKRSIRYGGRSLQALIDEGILTPHATSCTCAACCDDDSTASGPVRLFTPYKRRRKNIVNHHDSLQTKIKKQSEEDSENDQSIVTKEETNWQTITDGIDASNDYLNSSTQNDFSVVSEAVVPLDRLKTLCAQMTKATNEFRRCINEAKELHARQIDRIQRERDAALLAARVHGDVDDPNNINQIQGVDMPASKKCANCNREALAECSLCRRTPYCSTFCQRKDWNAHQVECTNPNETTQQIMLLVDDQA, encoded by the exons ATGTTGTGCGTGGACAGTAACGGTTTCATTTCGGGCAATGCTGTCGTTGGCGATGGTGATATTAAAGCCACACACATTGTCATCCAGCAACAAGCCACCGAAGCAATAGCCGGCACTACAAATACTCAAGAATCGACAACAATGACAGAATCAACAGCCCTGTGCACAACCAATTGGAATGATACAATGAATTTGGAAGTGTTACCAGTTCGCTGCAAAACGACCACAGCTGAATTGTACAAATCTCGATTGGGTTCGGGTGGTCGCGGTCGTTGCATAAAGTTTAAAGATCAATGGTTTACGCCtagtgaatttgaaaatttgtgcgGTCGTGGTTCGAGCAAAGATTGGAAGCGATCGATACGGTACGGTGGCCGGAGTTTACAAGCGCTAATTGATGAAGGAATTTTAACGCCACACGCAACTAGTTGCACCTGTGCCGCATGCTGTGATGATGATTCGA CTGCATCCGGTCCAGTTCGATTATTCACCCCTTACAAGCGACGGCGAAAGAACATAGTTAATCATCACGACTCATTGCAAACCAAAATAAAGAAGCAGAGCGAAGAAGATAGTGAAAACGACCAGTCAATTGTTACCAAGGAAGAAACGAATTGGCAAACAATCACTGATGGCATTGACGCATCAAATGATTACCTCAATTCGTCCACACAaa ACGATTTTTCAGTGGTGTCTGAAGCCGTTGTTCCGCTCGACCGACTAAAGACGCTCTGCGCACAAATGACCAAAGCGACCAACGAATTTCGAAGATGTATAAATGAAGCCAAAGAATTGCATGCCCGTCAAATTGATCGAATTCAACGGGAAAGAGACGCTGCGCTGCTAGCAGCTAGAGTACATGGAGATGTAGATGATCCAAATAATATTAATCAAATACAGGGTGTTGATATGCCGGCGTCCAAAAAG TGTGCCAATTGTAATCGTGAAGCATTAGCTGAATGTTCCCTCTGTCGTCGGACGCCATATTGCTCCACATTTTGTCAACGAAAAGATTGGAACGCCCATCAAGTTGAATGCACTAACCCAAATGAAACAACGCAACAAATAATGTTACTAGTTGACGATCAAGCATAA
- the LOC119073661 gene encoding uncharacterized protein LOC119073661, protein MQCHTATVPLHGFGKDLIPLLSRLPYKKDDESTNSYTVVYVKNARPPKKPSASNSIGARQKGDRLIHFESRNVTNISRFPSRAFEYSGDESITYVRFAFNSPTAMALINTTFISEESFNSVAYDMNTEHFVANISIYGFDYLPSPYNYVNLLGMNTTNFT, encoded by the exons ATGCAATGTCACACAGCAACAGTACCTCTGCACGGATTTGGTAAAGATCTCATACCACTATTGAGTCGATTACCATATAAAAAGGACGATGAGTCAACGAACAGTTACACCGTTGTTTACGTGAAGAATGCTAGACCACCTAAGAAACCATCAGCATCAAATTCAATTGGGGCTAGACAGAAGGGCGATCGACTAATTCATTTTGAAAGCCGAAATGTAACGAACATTAGCCGCTTCCCAAGCAGAGCATTTGAATATTCCGGCGATGAGTCCATCACTTATGTTCGATTTGCCTTTAAT TCACCGACCGCCATGGCTCTTATTAACACGACATTTATATCTGAGGAGAGCTTTAACTCTGTTGCATACGATATGAACACGGAGCATTTCGTCGCCAATATTTCAATATACGGATTTGATTACCTTCCTAGTCCATATaattatgttaatttattGGGAATGAATACCACCAATTTTACctga